From one Alicyclobacillus acidocaldarius subsp. acidocaldarius Tc-4-1 genomic stretch:
- a CDS encoding glycerol-3-phosphate responsive antiterminator, whose translation MNPFEGRRVLPAVRSPKDFEELMQGPHPVVVLLETNLTALPSLMRLANKAGKRLILHADLIQGLKHDEAGTQFLCQMIRPYGIISTHASVIATAKKQGVIAIQRVFLIDSHSLRTSYRVLQQAKPDYLEVLPGVVPQLIAEIREQTGLPVLAGGFVRTKEDVERAVAAGATAVTTSVKELWQM comes from the coding sequence ATGAATCCGTTCGAGGGCCGGCGCGTGCTTCCTGCGGTGCGCAGCCCAAAGGATTTCGAGGAGCTGATGCAGGGGCCGCATCCGGTGGTGGTGCTCTTGGAGACGAATCTCACCGCGCTTCCGAGCCTGATGCGCCTGGCGAACAAGGCGGGAAAGCGTCTCATCCTCCATGCGGACCTGATTCAAGGGTTGAAGCACGACGAAGCGGGGACCCAGTTTCTGTGCCAGATGATCCGGCCGTACGGCATCATCTCCACGCATGCGAGCGTGATTGCGACGGCGAAGAAGCAGGGCGTGATCGCCATCCAGCGCGTGTTTCTCATCGACTCGCACAGCCTGCGCACGAGTTACCGCGTTCTGCAGCAGGCGAAGCCGGATTACCTGGAGGTCCTGCCGGGCGTGGTGCCGCAGCTCATTGCGGAGATTCGCGAGCAGACGGGCCTGCCGGTGCTTGCGGGAGGGTTTGTGCGGACGAAGGAGGACGTGGAGCGGGCCGTCGCGGCTGGCGCGACGGCGGTGACCACCTCCGTGAAGGAACTGTGGCAGATGTAG